The Roseovarius sp. EL26 genome contains the following window.
GCATCACTGGTGATCGCGCCATCGCGTTCAATGATACCAGTGATTTTACAGCCGTCTTCTTCTTGCAGGAATTTGGCGGCGTGATAGCCCACGTTACCAAGACCTTGCACAACGACGCGCTTGCCATCAAGCGTACCGCTCAACTTGGCTGCCTTTACGTCTTCGGGGTGACGAAACAACTCTTGCAACGCATATTGCACACCCCGGCCAGTGGCCTCGGTCCGGCCTTGAATACCGCCACCGTTGATCGGCTTACCCGTAACACAGGCGCGGCCATTGATATCAGTTGTGTTCATGCGCTTGTACTGGTCTGCAATCCACGCCATCTCACGCTCCCCCGTGCCCATATCTGGGGCGGGAACGTTCTGACTTGGATTGACCAGATCGCGTTTGATTAATTCATAGGCAAAGCGGCGGGTGATCCGCTCCAACTCATCTTCTTCCCATTCACGCGGGTCAATCCGCAGGCCGCCTTTTGATCCCCCAAATGGAGCCTCAACAAGCGCGCATTTATAAGTCATCAGGGCGGCCAGCGCTTCGACCTCGTCCTGGTTAACACCCATCGCATAGCGAATACCGCCTTTGACGGGTTCCATATGTTCAGAGTGTACACTTCTGTAACCGGTAAAGGTGTGAATTTTTCCACGTAACCGGACACCAAAGCGCACGGTATATGTTGCGTTACAAACCCTGATCTTTTCCTCAAGACCCGGCGGGAGGTCCATCAGCGCAACCGCGCGGTTGAACATTAAATCCACACTTTCGCGAAAGCTCGGCTCCTGGGCTGAATTCATTTGCAATTCCCTCCTGACGATTATTTTAAGGCACTTTTTAAACATAAGCCTATACGCATGGTTACCGGATGAGCCGGGTTTGTCCACCCACCAAAGCTGATTCTAAAGGGTCACCCTCGTACGTATCTTCACGAAGATCATCGTAAACAATAGAAAAACAATACCTCGCAATCACGCAGTATTTCCTAAAAAAACCGAAACAATGACAGCCTATCGCCCCATTGTCCGCCACATTTTCGACACCTCTGTTGTAAATAAAAATGCGGTGGGAAACTCCCGCTTTGGGCGTATTGCGCGCCAAGAGGACCAGACATGCATAAGATCGACGCCAAGGAAACTACGGCTATAACCTCGGGAATTGTTCCCCTGCCCGGCCAGATCAAACGCTGGATCTCCCGGTTCCGGCGTGATGAAGACGGCGCAATGACAGTCCTGACCGTTTTCTTTGCCATCATCATGCTGATCATGGCAGGCTTCGGCGTAGATATGATGCGTTACGAGATGCACCGCGCCCGCGTTCAAAACACTCTTGATGCTGCGGTGTTGGCGGGTGCTGGAGCCGCCTCAGGCTTAAACGAAGCCAGAATCGAAGCAGTTGTAAAAGATTATTTCAGCAAAGCCGGGCAACTTGGCACTCTGAACGAGTTCAAAGAGGGTGATATCGTCACCACATTGAACGCAGCTAAAGTTACCGCCTCGGCTGAACTCACACTCAATACGTATCTGATGAAGCTGCTCGACGTGAACACGTTGCGCACGAAAGGCACTTCCACCGCCGAAGTGCGCATTCCCAAGCTGGAAATCTCAATGGTGCTAGACGTGTCCGGCTCAATGTCTCGTACGGGCTCTGATGGGATTGTTAAACTTGACGCCCTCAAAGTTGCCGCCAAGGAATTTGTAACAGATGCGATGGCCATCGGCGACCCCGGTGATGTGATGATCTCGATCGTGCCATTCAGCTTCGGGGTGACCCCTTCCCTTGAGATTTTCAATGCCCTGAACGTGAACCGGACACACAACAGATACGGTCAAGACTACGAAGACGAAACTCCACCATCCAGTCTAAACGAAACCTATTGCATCCGTTTCTCGGGCAACGACTACAACAATACCGCCATCAGCACCTCCGATCTTCTTAAACAACGTATATATTCCTCGCGGTACGGTAATTTCGAGGAACTGGAAGAAGGCAGTAATCGCCCATGGCGGACTTGCTACACAGACAAATACTTCGAAATCCTGCCCTATTCGCTCAACAAAACAAAACTTCACGAGAAGATTGATGGCTTGGTCGCCAACGGCAACACCTCGGGGCACGAAGGCATCAAATGGGGGACAGGTCTGCTTGACCCAGAGTTTCAATCTGTTGCCCGTGCTATAGATCCGACACTCAGCAACATTCCCGCGAATTATACAGAACCTGATACATTGAAAGTCATCGTGATGATGGGGGATGGGGCCAATACCTCAACCTACCAATTCCACCCACTTAGTGAATATGCCCTGATCCAGGCTAACGGCGGAGTTTCGACTGGCTTGGATCTGAGCAACGCCACAGAATATCGCGGCCCTGATGGTGGAATGTACAAATTCACCTTCAACACTGCAGATTACCAACGCGTCCAACATGTAAATTATGGTACAGGCGGGGAGTGGAGAGCCAGCAACAGCACTCAATATATGTACCTGTGCAGTGATGATTACCCTCAATGGGTTTGCAACTATGATAACCGCGAATATGGCGTCGAAGAAACTTATATGCGACGCCCCGGCTCAAACACCTTCTACTTGGTAGAGGGAGCCTCAGGCCAATACAGAACATCGCGCACCTTTAATGAAATCACTTCCGAACTCCGCGGTACAAATCGAAACAATTCGCGCGAAGTCATGGTCTTAGATCAGAATCTTGAGACAGGCGGTGAATTCACTCGAGTGACCGATATTGGTAGTGATACAAGTAACATTGCGACACGACCGTTCAATCAGATCAGTAACACGCACAACAATCGCAATGATCTCACTAATGGCCCTTATCGAACGGTCGAGTTCACTGACACTGTTAATGGCGTTGCAAACACGACGGTCTTCGGGATGCAGCAATTCAGCTGGGAATACATGTGGGGCCATATCTCCCCCGAAGAATACTCAGACATCATCAGCGACAACAACACGGCATACAACGAATTCAAGAATACCGGCCAAGCCGCGATCGGCGGAGATAGCAAGGATGATCGTATGGAAGACGCCTGCAATGCCGCACGCGCCCCAGGGAAAAACATGGTAATCTACACGATCGGCTTTGCGGTACCCGTAGGTGGCACGGCTGAGCGAGAACTCAAAAAATGTGCCCACGGCGACACAAATAGCACTCCCGGCGTCGGCAGCTACTTTGCAGCTTCAAACCGCGCTGAATTGAGAAGTTCCTTTGGAGCAATTCTTGATCATGTGCAGAAACTAAGGTTGACGCAATGATCTCTCAGATTAAATCACGCTTCCTTCACCTGAGACGCAAAGAGGACGGTAACGCCTCTGTTGAATTCTTTATTATCTTCCCAATTTACCTGTCACTGCTTTTCTTATCTATCGAACTGGGTCTTGTGACGATGCGGCATGCCATGCTCGAACGTGGCCTTGATGTTGCTGTACGTGATATTCGACTGGGAACCGGCACCTTTGCATTCGAAGATCCGGTCGATGTGAATGGGAACCCTGTGCTAGATAGCGACGGCAATCCTGTAACTGCGGAAGATGTTAACCATGCGCGCATAGTCAAAAGTATATGTGACAATGCCATTGTTCTCCGTGATTGCCACAAAAACCTGATCCTCGAAATGGTTCCCAACAACATTCGCACTTACACTGCGCTCGGGCCGGATACCGAGTGTCGTGACAAAGATGAAGACGCCAACCCAGCCTATACCGTTGTTCCAGGACAGGAAAACGAGCTTATGATGCTTCGCGCCTGCTTACGATACGATCCTCTCTTCCCGGAAGAGCTTCTCGGCAGAGGGATCGCTGATTCAAAACATAATGGACAGGCTCTGATCATTGCAATGTCGACTTTTGTGCAGGAGCCGCGATGATATGCTATATCAATTGATTAGATTGCAACTCTCACGTTTTAGCAAAGAAACTTCTGGCTCAGCTACAGTTGAATTTGTAGTGACGCTGCCCTTAATGGTCTTGCTGTTAGGCGCAACCTATGAATTTTTCGAAGCACACCGCTACCGTAGTGTCCGCGACAAGGCCACCTATACAATCGCGGACATGGTCTCGCGCGAGCAAGGTGAAGATGCGGATACAACGGTAGACAATGCGGAAGAATTCATTACTGACACCTATGTCGATAATAGCCTGCGCCTGTTCGACGAGATTACCAACGATAACGGCGTCAACCAGATTCGCATCTCGATGGTTCAATTTATCGCTGGCGATGCCGTTGATGATTTGGGCACTTATGTGATTGAGTGGTCCGAAGTCCGTGGCACTGGAACCATGAACGCTTTGACGAATGCAGATCTAGAAAATGCCCATGACCGCCTGCCCCTACGTGCAAACGGTCAGTATCTTCTGATGGTTGAATCAAAATCCGCATATGAACCCGTGTTCGAGGTAGGTTTCAATGATGAATTGGAAATTTCCACTCGTGTCTTTACCGACCTCCGCTTTGCACCTCAACTTAAGTATTATCCACCGGACATTGCCAACACCAACGACCCAAGAGATGACGAAGAAGACGAGGGGGATACATCAGATCCTGATCCAGTTGGTGGGACTGGGGGAACTACGGGCGGGACCGGTACTCCTGGTAGTACATAGCGCTGATCGAATCTGCCATCGCCTTGGCCTGCCCCCGGGATGTCATCCCGCCAACGCCAAGCTTTGCGCCTAAACGCCACCACAGCCCCGGTTGCCACCTTCGTGCAGCCGGGGTTTTCAGTTTAAGGGTGAAACCGCTCGAAGGTTTGAATGCAAATGTTCCTCGCTCGACTGCGACGATGTCGTCAACCAGCGCCAAACGTTCCCCGGAAGAACTACGCAGCTCTGTCCGCGTCAGCTCCAAAGCATGTCCTGTTGCCCGGCGCATCCGGTCTGCCAGCCACAGCGCCCCTGCCCCCGTCATCACCAAAAACAGCAAGGCCAGAATATTCTCTGGTGGGCTATTCAGCGCAACAAAGATCAGCAAAATCCCAAGGATAGCCATTGTAACCACCCCAAATGCCCGGCGTGCGGGTGACGCTCGCAAAACCGCGAGCACCTCGTTCTCAGCTGCTTGATCGCTCATCGTTGTTTTATCCTCTTCACTCAGGTCGCGTGCCGATGTCACCCGCCCACCAAGAGCGTTTGACACCGTGATAAATCATCACCCGGTCGCCGGTTTTGAAATGGGCCAAATCATCCCAGACATGTAGCAGGCTTGTGCCTTCGCGCCCCTGCGCATCCACCCAGACCAACCGGAAACGCGCGCGCCCATTGATCGTGATCATGCTTTGCTTGACCTCTGACACCAGCGCCTCTTCGCGCGTGCCAAACCGCCGTGCACGCACACCGGCCACCGCCCAACGGCCAACCACCCACAGTGCCACCAGCCAGATCATCCCCAGCACCAGACTGAGCCGCGACAAAAACGTGGCCCCTGCCCGGTTCGCTCCGCGCGTCAATTCTACCTTGCTCGGCTGGTTCGGCAAATAAAGCAGCTCAACGCGCCCCCCTTCTTCCACATCGTCGTAAAATGACCGGGGTACCGAACGATCCACTTTCGTCAGATCGCCCCCCGTGGGCGTAAACTGCGCCACCAAGCGATAAGTGATCTCGATATCCCCATCAGGTTCACGATGCTCGCTGGTGTATTTCTTGACCACCTCGGCCTGCGCCAGCCGGCCTTCGTTTTCAAATCGCTCAGCCGTCTTGAAATTGCTCTGTCCAACCACACTAATCAGCAAGATCAGCCCACCCAATACCAACACAAACCAGCCGCCCATCTTCAGGAACAGTTGCACCACCGACGGCGGTCTTTGTCCGATCTCACCAGTCATCTGCGCCAACTCCCTCACAATCCGGCATCAAGCCGTACGAACCCGGCCCAAAACTCTTCCCCTTATGCTGCACATTCGCTAAGGGAGACACAACACCGATGACTGAGGGACAGTGACGCAAATGGCAATGGAAAAGACCTTTAACGCGGCCGAAGCCGAACCCCGCCTGTACGAGGCATGGGAACAGGCCGGTGCCTTCAAGGCCGGGGCAAATGCCAAGCCCGGCGCGAAACCCTTTTCCATCATGATCCCGCCCCCGAACGTGACCGGATCCCTGCACATGGGACACGCGTTCAACAACACGCTGCAAGATATCCTCATTCGCTGGAAACGCATGCAGGGCTTTGACACCCTGTGGCAGCCCGGCACCGACCATGCCGGCATCGCCACCCAGATGGTGACCGAGCGTGAAATGGCCGCGGGTGGCGAGCCTCCCCGCCGCGAAATGGGCCGCGATGCGTTTGTGAACCGCGTTTGGCAGCAAAAGGTCAAATCCCGAGGGACAATCATTGGTCAGCTCAAACGCCTTGGTGCCTCATGTGACTGGTCGCGCGAGGCGTTCACCATGGGCGGCGCGTCAGGTGATCCTGACAAAGACAGCGGCGCACCCAACTTCCACGACGCCGTCATCAAAGTTTTTGTTGAGATGTACAACAAGGGCCTGATCTATCGCGGCAAACGTCTGGTCAACTGGGACCCGCATTTTGAAACCGCGATTTCCGATCTTGAGGTCGAAAACATCGACACCCCCGGCCACATGTGGCACTTCAAATACCCGCTCGCGGGTGGGGCAACTTATACCTATGTCGAGAAAGACGAAGACGGCAACGTCACACTTACGGAAGAGCGCGACTATATCTCAATCGCCACCACCCGCCCCGAAACCATGCTGGGCGACGGTGCGGTTGCGGTGCACCCCACAGATGAGCGTTACGCGTCAATTGTGGGCAAACTGGTTGAGATCCCGGTCGGGCCAAAAGAACACCGCCGCCTGATCCCGATCATCACCGATGAATATCCAGACAAGGATTTCGGCTCTGGTGCTGTGAAAATCACCGGCGCGCATGACTTCAACGACTACCAAGTCGCCAAACGCGGTGGCATCCCAATGTACCGCCTGATGGACACCCGCGGTCACATGCGCGCGGATGGCGCGCCGTATGCCGAGGCTGCCACTATCGCCATGTCCGTCGCACAGGGCGAACAAACCCTGACCGAGAATGAGGCTGACGCCATCAACCTCGTCCCTGATGACCTGCGCGGTCTCGACCGGTTCGAAGCGCGCAAGCTGGTGGTTGATCAAATCACCGCTGAGGGCCTCGCCGTGATGACCACCGCGACTCAAAAGGATGACGAGGGCAACGAGATCGAAGTCACCGTGCCCTACGTGGAAAACAAACCAATCATGCAGCCCTTTGGTGACAGATCGAAAGTTGTGATCGAGCCGATGTTGACCGACCAATGGTTTGTCGATGCTGAAAAAATCGTTGGCCCCGCACTGGACGCGGTCAAGGACGGCCGGGTCAAAATCATGCCGGAAAGCGGCGAAAAGGTCTATTACCACTGGCTGGAAAACATCGAGCCCTGGTGCATCTCGCGCCAACTCTGGTGGGGTCACCAGATCCCAGTGTGGTATGGGCCAAAACTTCGCGATCCCGAAGAAACAAGTATCTGGAAGGGAAAAAAGTACAAGGATCTGCCGCGCGAGCATTCGCTTGGCTACGAAAACCCGACCGAAAATGCCTCTGCCGAACAAATAGCTTTTTGTGGTGCAACCAAAGAATCTGTTCGTGAAGCTGCAGCCAAGTACTATGCAAAAGTTGGCTACACAGCGGACGAAATAGTCTTTTCGGAAGACATCATCGGTGACTCGCCTCTAGGTGCCTACTCTGATCGCCCGCAGCTAACCCGCGACCCCGACGTTCTCGACACCTGGTTCTCGTCCGGCCTCTGGCCCATCGGTACGTTGGGCTGGCCTGAAGAGACCGAGGAACTCAAACGCTACTTCCCAACCTCTACACTAGTCACAGGCCAAGACATCCTGTTCTTCTGGGTTGCCCGGATGATGATGATGCAGTTGGCCGTGGTTGATGAAATCCCGTTTGATACCGTCTACCTGCACGGTCTTGTCCGCGACGCCAAGGGCAAGAAGATGTCGAAATCTTTGGGCAACGTCGTTGACCCGCTTGATATCATTGATGAATACGGCACCGATGCGCTGCGTTTCTCCTCGGCGGCGATGGCCTCTTTGGGTGGCACGCTCAAGCTCGATACATCGCGCATCCAAGGCTACCGCAACTTTGGCACCAAACTGTGGAACTCGGTTGCCTTCGCGCTGGACCACAAAGGCGCTTACGAGGCGGGCATGCCTTCGGCCACTCCGCCCAAGGCCACCGCTGCCGTCAACAAATGGATCATCGGTGAAACCGCCCGTGTTGTCGAAGTCGTCGATGCGGCATTCGCGCAGTACCGTTTCAACGATGCTGCACTGGCGCTTTATGCCTTTACCCGTGGCAAGCTCTGCGATTGGTATATCGAGCTGTCAAAGCCCCTGCTTGATGGCGAAGACGAGGCGCTGAAAGCAGAAACCAAAGCCACGTTGGCCTGGACCATCGATCAGGCGCTGATCTTGCTGCACCCGATCATGCCCTTCATCACCGAAGAGCTGTGGACCCTGACCGGCGAGCGCAGCAAAATGTTGATCCACGCCGACTGGCCGACACTCAGCACCGATCTGATTGATCCTGATGCGGACCGCGAATTGAACTGGGTGATTTCCCTGATCGACGGCATTCGCTCTGCCCGCTCGCAAGTGCATGTGCCTGCTGGTCTGAAAATCCCGATGGTGTGTCAGTCGCTGGATGCTGCCGGACAGGCCGCGCTAGAGCGCAATGAGGCGATGATTTTCAAACTGGCGCGGGTTGATAGTCTGACCCAGTCTGACACGCTGCCCAAAGGATCGATCACCGTGGCGGTCGAAGGCGGCACATTTGCCCTGCCGCTGGCGGATATCATCGACATCGACGCAGAAAAGTCGCGCTTGGAGAAATCCATTCAGAAGCTCGAAAAAGAGCTGGGTGGTCTGCGTGGCCGGTTGAACAACCCCAAATTCGTGGCCTCCGCCCCGGATGAGGTTGTGGCCGAGGCCCGTGAAAACCTAGCCCTGCGAGAGGATGAGGCATCCAAGCTGCAAGCCGCCCTTGATCGGTTGGCCGAAATTGGCTGAAGACGACACAGATAAGCACGCCTTTCAGCGTGGCGATGCCCTGATCTTTTTCGGTGGCATCACCGCGCTGACAGCGATCTCTATCGATATCGTCCTGCCCGCCACCGGCGTCATCGCCCGCGCCTTTGGCGTCAAGGAATCCCTTGGTGCCTTGCTGGTCGGCAGTTATTTTCTGGCCTACGCCGCCGGGATGATGTTCTGGGGGCTGTTCTCAGACGCTTACGGGCGACGACTGGCCCTGATCCTCAGCCTGATTGGCTTCACCGCCTCCAGCCTGCTCTGCGCGCTGGCCCCTAGTTTTGAGATCCTGATCTTAGGTCGCGTCTTGCAAGGCCTGACTGGCGGTGCGCCGGTAATAGCCCGCGCCATGGTGCGCGATGTCAGCTCTGGCAACGAGGCCGCGCGCATTCTGACCGTCCTGACCGCCATCCTAACGGTGGCCACGCTGATTGCACCGGTGCTGGGCTCTGGCCTGCTGGTGCTGTTTGAATGGCGCGCGATCTTCTGGGCGCTCACCCTCTTGGGGCTGGTGTTTCTGGCCTACACTGTGCTGGTGATCAAAGAAACCGGCGGCGAACGTCGCCCTGACCGGTTCTCTTGGTCGTTTGTCTCCAGTTCCTCCCGCAAACTCTTCTCGCTGCCCGCTTACATGGTTCCCACAATATTCGGCAGCTTTGCCTTTGCCGGGTATGCCGCGATCTTGTCGGTTGGCGCGGTGTTGACCGAAAATGTCTATGACGTCTCACCTCAGGCGTTTGGGTCATTGTTTGCGCTGGCCGCCCTTGCCAACACATGCGGCGCGCTTTCCGTCCGGCAGATGCTGAAAACCGTGCCACTGGCGCGGATCACAACAATGGCTGTGGCACTGTTGGGCCTTTCTGCAGCTGTCTCATTGGTGTCTGCCCTGACCACACCAACCTTGCCGCTGTTTTGGGCAGTTGTGTGTCTCTATGTGTTCTGCTTTGGCATGGTCTATCCGACCTCTGTCGCGCTGGCCTTGGAACCGGCTGATGAGATGCCCGGATTTGCCTCATCCCTGATGAGCACGATCCAGACCGCCATGGGCGCAGGAGGGGCCGCATTGGCCACGGTTTTGTTTGACGGCAGCCACCGCGCGATCCCGATCACCATGGCCATATTCGGGCTGTTGGCCGTGGGCACATTGTTGTTGAAACGGCGCGCCTTGCAGGTGTGAATTAACGCTTCATTAACCAATCTACGATTTGTGTACATAACCCGCGTACAGGCTGTACAGGATGTACACAAATCAAACCCCTCTTGCGGCCCGATCTTGCCTGCCGTTAACTGCGGTCCATGACCGGACCTCGTTACACAAAACTCATCGATTCCCTGCCTTCATCGGTGCCTTTCGTCGCCCCAGAGCAGATGGAACGCGACCGTGGTGCGCCCTTTTCCGCCCGCCTTGGCGCCAATGAAAACATCTTCGGCCCCTCTCCCAAAGCGATTGAGGCCATGCGGCAAACCGCTGAAAACGTTTGGAAATACGGGGAGCCCGATAGTTACGCCCTGCGCCATGCACTGGCCGTGCATCACAAAGTGCGCCCTGACAATGTGCTTGTTGGCGAAGGAATCGATGGCCTGCTGGGCTATCTGGTGCGCCTGCTGATAGAGCCGGGAGATGCGGTTGTCACCTCTGATGGGGCCTATCCGACCTTCAACTATCACGTTTCAGGCTATGGCGGGACCCTCCACAAAGTTCCTTACAAAGATGACCACGAAGACATACAGGCCCTTATTAACAAAGCAAAATCAGTGAATGCCAAGTTGGTCTACTTCGCCAACCCCGACAACCCGATGGGCACATGGCACCGAGGCACTGACATCACCGCAGCCCTTTCTGAATTGCCCGAGGATTGTCTGTTTTTGCTGGATGAGGCCTATATCGAGTTCGCCCCTGAGGGCACTGCTCCTGAGATATGTGCGGACGACCCCCGTGTCATTAGAATGCGCACATTTTCAAAGGCTTACGGCATGGCTGGGGCGCGTGTGGGTTATGCCATCGGCGCTCCGGATCTGATCCGCAGCTTTGACAAAATCCGTAATCACTTTGGTATGAATTTACTGTCACAAGCCGGGGCACTAGCCGCCCTTCAAGATCAGGAATGGACAAATCAAACTATTGAAAACGTTTCACAATCCCGTAAGGCAATTGCGGAAATCGCCAGTCATAACGGCTTGAACGCCCTGTCCTCTGCCGCCAATTTCATCACGGTGGACTGTGGGGCAGATGGGAATTTTGCCCGCAGAGTTCTGGCTGACCTGCTCCGGCAAGGGACCTTTGTCCGCATGCCCTTCGTCGCACCACAAGATCGATGCATCCGTATCAGTTGCAGCAACGAGCGCGACTTGGCACATCTCTCATATGCCCTTCCCTTGGCCCTGAAAGCGGTCCGTTAAGCTGTTTCACCGCATGATAAAGGAGCCTTCTATGTCCTTATATCTGCGACAAATTATAAGCGGAATTCATTGGGTACAGGTCTCAGCCTTGTCATCCGCGCTGCGCCCGCCTAAATGAGAGCAACCCCGGGGCCGCCCCGGCCAACCGGACGGAGCGCGACAAACATGAAGCTTTTCAAAAGAATCGCAGACTGGGAACGGGGTGTCCGCGCCTCTTACAACACTGACCTGTCGACGCCTGAAAATCGACGCCGCGCGCATATCTATAATATGTGGTTTGACCACGCTGTTCTGCGCAAGTTCTGGACCAACTTCTTTGAGGTGGCCCCAGGAGTTTACCGCTCGAACCAGCCGACTCATGAGCGCTTTGTCAAACTCAAAGCGATGGGAATTAAAACCATCCTCAACCTGCGTGGCGCAGCGGGTGCTGCGCATTATCTGGTCGAGGAAGAAAGCTGTCGCCAGCTTGGCCTCACTTTGGTTAACTGTACCTTACATGCCCGCACGGCAGCCCCACCTGAAGATATTCTGGCCGTGATTGACGCCTTTCGCACTATTGAAAAACCGTTTGTCATGCACTGTAAATCTGGTGCAGACCGGGCTGGCTTTGCCTCGGCCATCTATCTGATGGAAATCGAAGGAAGGCCTGTGTCTGAGGCACGCAAAATGCTGAGCTTCAAATATGTGCATATCAAAAGCTCGCGCACCGGTGTTTTGGATTACCTGCTGGATTGCTACGAGGCGCGTAACGCCCAAAGTCCGATCAGTTTTGAAAGCTGGGTGAAAACTGAATATGACGACAAGCAGGTGCAAAAAGAGTTCGAAGAGAACTTTAAACCCTGGCTCTAATACTTCCGCGCCAAATCATCAGGATCGGCCCCAAATAGATACCGCATTAGCAGCGACATGTTGCGCACGCCTCGGCGCAGCCATCCGTCGCGCTCGTACCGCGCCGCACTGGTTGTCACAGCCGCAGGCATCGCCCTGAGCGTCTGCAAAGATCGGACCAGTGCAACATCTTCCATCAGCGGGATGTCGGCATAGCCGCCAGCGGTCT
Protein-coding sequences here:
- a CDS encoding multidrug effflux MFS transporter — encoded protein: MAEDDTDKHAFQRGDALIFFGGITALTAISIDIVLPATGVIARAFGVKESLGALLVGSYFLAYAAGMMFWGLFSDAYGRRLALILSLIGFTASSLLCALAPSFEILILGRVLQGLTGGAPVIARAMVRDVSSGNEAARILTVLTAILTVATLIAPVLGSGLLVLFEWRAIFWALTLLGLVFLAYTVLVIKETGGERRPDRFSWSFVSSSSRKLFSLPAYMVPTIFGSFAFAGYAAILSVGAVLTENVYDVSPQAFGSLFALAALANTCGALSVRQMLKTVPLARITTMAVALLGLSAAVSLVSALTTPTLPLFWAVVCLYVFCFGMVYPTSVALALEPADEMPGFASSLMSTIQTAMGAGGAALATVLFDGSHRAIPITMAIFGLLAVGTLLLKRRALQV
- a CDS encoding pyridoxal phosphate-dependent aminotransferase — its product is MTGPRYTKLIDSLPSSVPFVAPEQMERDRGAPFSARLGANENIFGPSPKAIEAMRQTAENVWKYGEPDSYALRHALAVHHKVRPDNVLVGEGIDGLLGYLVRLLIEPGDAVVTSDGAYPTFNYHVSGYGGTLHKVPYKDDHEDIQALINKAKSVNAKLVYFANPDNPMGTWHRGTDITAALSELPEDCLFLLDEAYIEFAPEGTAPEICADDPRVIRMRTFSKAYGMAGARVGYAIGAPDLIRSFDKIRNHFGMNLLSQAGALAALQDQEWTNQTIENVSQSRKAIAEIASHNGLNALSSAANFITVDCGADGNFARRVLADLLRQGTFVRMPFVAPQDRCIRISCSNERDLAHLSYALPLALKAVR
- a CDS encoding tyrosine-protein phosphatase; translation: MKLFKRIADWERGVRASYNTDLSTPENRRRAHIYNMWFDHAVLRKFWTNFFEVAPGVYRSNQPTHERFVKLKAMGIKTILNLRGAAGAAHYLVEEESCRQLGLTLVNCTLHARTAAPPEDILAVIDAFRTIEKPFVMHCKSGADRAGFASAIYLMEIEGRPVSEARKMLSFKYVHIKSSRTGVLDYLLDCYEARNAQSPISFESWVKTEYDDKQVQKEFEENFKPWL